Proteins encoded by one window of Channa argus isolate prfri chromosome 1, Channa argus male v1.0, whole genome shotgun sequence:
- the sgce gene encoding epsilon-sarcoglycan isoform X5: MKCAMFTAGVAVWLGTVVTILSRSHGDRNVYPSAGVLFVHVLEREYFKGEFPPYPKSGDASNDPITFNTNLMGYPDRPGWLRYIQRTPHSDGVLYGSPTAEHVGKPTVIEITAYNRRTFETARHNLVINIMATEEFPLPYQAEFYIKNMNVEEMLASEVLGDFLGAVKNVWQPERLNAINITSALDRGGRVPLPINNLKEGVYVMVGADVPFSSCLREVESPHNQLRCSQEMEPVISCDKKFRAQFHIDWCKISLVDINKVVPVYITRPDPGTGILPEFGEYNPPSESLKSRDYFSDFLITLAVPSAVALVLFFILGYTMCCRREGVEKRNMQTPDIQLVHHSSIQKSTKELRSMSKNREISWPLSTLPVFNPLSGEVVPPIHPDNYETTSMPLMQTQTNLQNQITIPQQRPSGDNYVMSTFRRLEVGTVVCSHVNAEMLMVNGIPEERKVAEALNL; encoded by the exons ATGAAGTGCGCCATGTTCACTGCAGGTGTCGCGGTATGGCTTGGTACAG TGGTCACCATCTTGTCAAGGTCACATGGAGACCGCAACGTCTACCCATCTGCAGGGGTACTGTTCGTCCACGTTCTGGAAAGAGAGTACTTCAAAGGAGAGTTTCCTCCCTACCCAAAATCAG GTGATGCCAGCAATGACCCAATCACTTTCAACACCAACCTGATGGGCTACCCTGACAGGCCAGGCTGGCTGCGCTACATCCAGAGGACACCACACAGTGATGGTGTGCTCTATGGTTCCCCCACCGCAGAGCATGTTGGCAAACCCACTGTCATAGAG ATTACTGCTTATAACAGACGAACTTTTGAGACAGCGCGGCACAACTTGGTCATAAACATCATGGCCACAGAAG AGTTCCCTTTGCCATACCAGGCGGAGTTTTAcatcaaaaacatgaatgtGGAGGAGATGTTGGCCAGCGAGGTGCTGGGGGACTTCCTGGGAGCAGTGAAGAATGTATGGCAGCCTGAACGCCTCAATGCTATCAATATCACCTCGGCACTGGACCGCGGAGGCCGCGTACCTCTGCCCATCAATAATCTGAAAGAAGG aGTATATGTGATGGTCGGTGCTGACGTTCCATTCTCGTCATGCCTGCGGGAGGTAGAAAGCCCACATAACCAGCTTAGATGCAGCCAGGAGATGGAGCCTGTCATCAGCTGTGACAAGAAGTTCAGAGCCCAGTTTCACATCGACTGGTGTAAAATTTCTCTG gttGACATCAATAAAGTAGTTCCTGTATACATAACCCGTCCTGACCCAGGCACAGGGATCCTGCCCGAATTTGGGGAATACAACCCCCCGTCTGAATCTCTGAAGAGCCGTGACTACTTTTCCGACTTCCTTATTACACTGGCTGTTCCCTCGGCTGTGGCATTAGTCCTTTTCTTCATCCTTGGCTACACAATGTGCTGCCGACGGGAAGGGGT ggaaaaaagaaacatgcaaacaccagA CATTCAGCTGGTTCACCATAGCTCCATCCAGAAGTCCACAAAGGAACTGCGTAGTATGTCTAAGAACCGGGAGATCTCCTGGCCCCTTTCCACTTTGCCTGTCTTTAACCCATTAAGCGGCGAGGTGGTGCCACCCATCCACCCTGACAACTATGAGACCACCAGCATGCCTCTCATGCAGACGCAGAC GAACCTGCAAAACCAGATTACAATACCGCAGCAACGGCCATCAG GAGATAATTATGTCATGTCAACATTTCGAAGGCTGGAGGTGGGTACTGTGGTCTGTTCACACGTTAATGCAGAGATGCTGATG GTAAATGGTATTCCTGAGGAGAGAAAGGTGGCCGAAGCACTGAATTTGTGA
- the sgce gene encoding epsilon-sarcoglycan isoform X4 produces the protein MKCAMFTAGVAVWLGTVYIVHAYDAKHNTLHERNVHMKRSIGLMQRTALYRDVVTILSRSHGDRNVYPSAGVLFVHVLEREYFKGEFPPYPKSGDASNDPITFNTNLMGYPDRPGWLRYIQRTPHSDGVLYGSPTAEHVGKPTVIEITAYNRRTFETARHNLVINIMATEEFPLPYQAEFYIKNMNVEEMLASEVLGDFLGAVKNVWQPERLNAINITSALDRGGRVPLPINNLKEGVYVMVGADVPFSSCLREVESPHNQLRCSQEMEPVISCDKKFRAQFHIDWCKISLVDINKVVPVYITRPDPGTGILPEFGEYNPPSESLKSRDYFSDFLITLAVPSAVALVLFFILGYTMCCRREGVIQLVHHSSIQKSTKELRSMSKNREISWPLSTLPVFNPLSGEVVPPIHPDNYETTSMPLMQTQTNLQNQITIPQQRPSGDNYVMSTFRRLEVNGIPEERKVAEALNL, from the exons ATGAAGTGCGCCATGTTCACTGCAGGTGTCGCGGTATGGCTTGGTACAG TTTACATTGTGCATGCCTATGACGCCAAACACAACACTTTGCATGAGAGAAATGTCCACATGAAGCGATCCATTGGCTTGATGCAGAGAACAGCCTTGTACAGAGAtg TGGTCACCATCTTGTCAAGGTCACATGGAGACCGCAACGTCTACCCATCTGCAGGGGTACTGTTCGTCCACGTTCTGGAAAGAGAGTACTTCAAAGGAGAGTTTCCTCCCTACCCAAAATCAG GTGATGCCAGCAATGACCCAATCACTTTCAACACCAACCTGATGGGCTACCCTGACAGGCCAGGCTGGCTGCGCTACATCCAGAGGACACCACACAGTGATGGTGTGCTCTATGGTTCCCCCACCGCAGAGCATGTTGGCAAACCCACTGTCATAGAG ATTACTGCTTATAACAGACGAACTTTTGAGACAGCGCGGCACAACTTGGTCATAAACATCATGGCCACAGAAG AGTTCCCTTTGCCATACCAGGCGGAGTTTTAcatcaaaaacatgaatgtGGAGGAGATGTTGGCCAGCGAGGTGCTGGGGGACTTCCTGGGAGCAGTGAAGAATGTATGGCAGCCTGAACGCCTCAATGCTATCAATATCACCTCGGCACTGGACCGCGGAGGCCGCGTACCTCTGCCCATCAATAATCTGAAAGAAGG aGTATATGTGATGGTCGGTGCTGACGTTCCATTCTCGTCATGCCTGCGGGAGGTAGAAAGCCCACATAACCAGCTTAGATGCAGCCAGGAGATGGAGCCTGTCATCAGCTGTGACAAGAAGTTCAGAGCCCAGTTTCACATCGACTGGTGTAAAATTTCTCTG gttGACATCAATAAAGTAGTTCCTGTATACATAACCCGTCCTGACCCAGGCACAGGGATCCTGCCCGAATTTGGGGAATACAACCCCCCGTCTGAATCTCTGAAGAGCCGTGACTACTTTTCCGACTTCCTTATTACACTGGCTGTTCCCTCGGCTGTGGCATTAGTCCTTTTCTTCATCCTTGGCTACACAATGTGCTGCCGACGGGAAGGGGT CATTCAGCTGGTTCACCATAGCTCCATCCAGAAGTCCACAAAGGAACTGCGTAGTATGTCTAAGAACCGGGAGATCTCCTGGCCCCTTTCCACTTTGCCTGTCTTTAACCCATTAAGCGGCGAGGTGGTGCCACCCATCCACCCTGACAACTATGAGACCACCAGCATGCCTCTCATGCAGACGCAGAC GAACCTGCAAAACCAGATTACAATACCGCAGCAACGGCCATCAG GAGATAATTATGTCATGTCAACATTTCGAAGGCTGGAG GTAAATGGTATTCCTGAGGAGAGAAAGGTGGCCGAAGCACTGAATTTGTGA
- the sgce gene encoding epsilon-sarcoglycan isoform X6 codes for MKCAMFTAGVAVWLGTVYIVHAYDAKHNTLHERNVHMKRSIGLMQRTALYRDVVTILSRSHGDRNVYPSAGVLFVHVLEREYFKGEFPPYPKSGDASNDPITFNTNLMGYPDRPGWLRYIQRTPHSDGVLYGSPTAEHVGKPTVIEITAYNRRTFETARHNLVINIMATEEFPLPYQAEFYIKNMNVEEMLASEVLGDFLGAVKNVWQPERLNAINITSALDRGGRVPLPINNLKEGVYVMVGADVPFSSCLREVESPHNQLRCSQEMEPVISCDKKFRAQFHIDWCKISLVDINKVVPVYITRPDPGTGILPEFGEYNPPSESLKSRDYFSDFLITLAVPSAVALVLFFILGYTMCCRREGVEKRNMQTPDIQLVHHSSIQKSTKELRSMSKNREISWPLSTLPVFNPLSGEVVPPIHPDNYETTSMPLMQTQTNLQNQITIPQQRPSGKWYS; via the exons ATGAAGTGCGCCATGTTCACTGCAGGTGTCGCGGTATGGCTTGGTACAG TTTACATTGTGCATGCCTATGACGCCAAACACAACACTTTGCATGAGAGAAATGTCCACATGAAGCGATCCATTGGCTTGATGCAGAGAACAGCCTTGTACAGAGAtg TGGTCACCATCTTGTCAAGGTCACATGGAGACCGCAACGTCTACCCATCTGCAGGGGTACTGTTCGTCCACGTTCTGGAAAGAGAGTACTTCAAAGGAGAGTTTCCTCCCTACCCAAAATCAG GTGATGCCAGCAATGACCCAATCACTTTCAACACCAACCTGATGGGCTACCCTGACAGGCCAGGCTGGCTGCGCTACATCCAGAGGACACCACACAGTGATGGTGTGCTCTATGGTTCCCCCACCGCAGAGCATGTTGGCAAACCCACTGTCATAGAG ATTACTGCTTATAACAGACGAACTTTTGAGACAGCGCGGCACAACTTGGTCATAAACATCATGGCCACAGAAG AGTTCCCTTTGCCATACCAGGCGGAGTTTTAcatcaaaaacatgaatgtGGAGGAGATGTTGGCCAGCGAGGTGCTGGGGGACTTCCTGGGAGCAGTGAAGAATGTATGGCAGCCTGAACGCCTCAATGCTATCAATATCACCTCGGCACTGGACCGCGGAGGCCGCGTACCTCTGCCCATCAATAATCTGAAAGAAGG aGTATATGTGATGGTCGGTGCTGACGTTCCATTCTCGTCATGCCTGCGGGAGGTAGAAAGCCCACATAACCAGCTTAGATGCAGCCAGGAGATGGAGCCTGTCATCAGCTGTGACAAGAAGTTCAGAGCCCAGTTTCACATCGACTGGTGTAAAATTTCTCTG gttGACATCAATAAAGTAGTTCCTGTATACATAACCCGTCCTGACCCAGGCACAGGGATCCTGCCCGAATTTGGGGAATACAACCCCCCGTCTGAATCTCTGAAGAGCCGTGACTACTTTTCCGACTTCCTTATTACACTGGCTGTTCCCTCGGCTGTGGCATTAGTCCTTTTCTTCATCCTTGGCTACACAATGTGCTGCCGACGGGAAGGGGT ggaaaaaagaaacatgcaaacaccagA CATTCAGCTGGTTCACCATAGCTCCATCCAGAAGTCCACAAAGGAACTGCGTAGTATGTCTAAGAACCGGGAGATCTCCTGGCCCCTTTCCACTTTGCCTGTCTTTAACCCATTAAGCGGCGAGGTGGTGCCACCCATCCACCCTGACAACTATGAGACCACCAGCATGCCTCTCATGCAGACGCAGAC GAACCTGCAAAACCAGATTACAATACCGCAGCAACGGCCATCAG GTAAATGGTATTCCTGA
- the sgce gene encoding epsilon-sarcoglycan isoform X1, which yields MKCAMFTAGVAVWLGTVYIVHAYDAKHNTLHERNVHMKRSIGLMQRTALYRDVVTILSRSHGDRNVYPSAGVLFVHVLEREYFKGEFPPYPKSGDASNDPITFNTNLMGYPDRPGWLRYIQRTPHSDGVLYGSPTAEHVGKPTVIEITAYNRRTFETARHNLVINIMATEEFPLPYQAEFYIKNMNVEEMLASEVLGDFLGAVKNVWQPERLNAINITSALDRGGRVPLPINNLKEGVYVMVGADVPFSSCLREVESPHNQLRCSQEMEPVISCDKKFRAQFHIDWCKISLVDINKVVPVYITRPDPGTGILPEFGEYNPPSESLKSRDYFSDFLITLAVPSAVALVLFFILGYTMCCRREGVEKRNMQTPDIQLVHHSSIQKSTKELRSMSKNREISWPLSTLPVFNPLSGEVVPPIHPDNYETTSMPLMQTQTNLQNQITIPQQRPSGDNYVMSTFRRLEVGTVVCSHVNAEMLMVNGIPEERKVAEALNL from the exons ATGAAGTGCGCCATGTTCACTGCAGGTGTCGCGGTATGGCTTGGTACAG TTTACATTGTGCATGCCTATGACGCCAAACACAACACTTTGCATGAGAGAAATGTCCACATGAAGCGATCCATTGGCTTGATGCAGAGAACAGCCTTGTACAGAGAtg TGGTCACCATCTTGTCAAGGTCACATGGAGACCGCAACGTCTACCCATCTGCAGGGGTACTGTTCGTCCACGTTCTGGAAAGAGAGTACTTCAAAGGAGAGTTTCCTCCCTACCCAAAATCAG GTGATGCCAGCAATGACCCAATCACTTTCAACACCAACCTGATGGGCTACCCTGACAGGCCAGGCTGGCTGCGCTACATCCAGAGGACACCACACAGTGATGGTGTGCTCTATGGTTCCCCCACCGCAGAGCATGTTGGCAAACCCACTGTCATAGAG ATTACTGCTTATAACAGACGAACTTTTGAGACAGCGCGGCACAACTTGGTCATAAACATCATGGCCACAGAAG AGTTCCCTTTGCCATACCAGGCGGAGTTTTAcatcaaaaacatgaatgtGGAGGAGATGTTGGCCAGCGAGGTGCTGGGGGACTTCCTGGGAGCAGTGAAGAATGTATGGCAGCCTGAACGCCTCAATGCTATCAATATCACCTCGGCACTGGACCGCGGAGGCCGCGTACCTCTGCCCATCAATAATCTGAAAGAAGG aGTATATGTGATGGTCGGTGCTGACGTTCCATTCTCGTCATGCCTGCGGGAGGTAGAAAGCCCACATAACCAGCTTAGATGCAGCCAGGAGATGGAGCCTGTCATCAGCTGTGACAAGAAGTTCAGAGCCCAGTTTCACATCGACTGGTGTAAAATTTCTCTG gttGACATCAATAAAGTAGTTCCTGTATACATAACCCGTCCTGACCCAGGCACAGGGATCCTGCCCGAATTTGGGGAATACAACCCCCCGTCTGAATCTCTGAAGAGCCGTGACTACTTTTCCGACTTCCTTATTACACTGGCTGTTCCCTCGGCTGTGGCATTAGTCCTTTTCTTCATCCTTGGCTACACAATGTGCTGCCGACGGGAAGGGGT ggaaaaaagaaacatgcaaacaccagA CATTCAGCTGGTTCACCATAGCTCCATCCAGAAGTCCACAAAGGAACTGCGTAGTATGTCTAAGAACCGGGAGATCTCCTGGCCCCTTTCCACTTTGCCTGTCTTTAACCCATTAAGCGGCGAGGTGGTGCCACCCATCCACCCTGACAACTATGAGACCACCAGCATGCCTCTCATGCAGACGCAGAC GAACCTGCAAAACCAGATTACAATACCGCAGCAACGGCCATCAG GAGATAATTATGTCATGTCAACATTTCGAAGGCTGGAGGTGGGTACTGTGGTCTGTTCACACGTTAATGCAGAGATGCTGATG GTAAATGGTATTCCTGAGGAGAGAAAGGTGGCCGAAGCACTGAATTTGTGA
- the sgce gene encoding epsilon-sarcoglycan isoform X3, producing MKCAMFTAGVAVWLGTVYIVHAYDAKHNTLHERNVHMKRSIGLMQRTALYRDVVTILSRSHGDRNVYPSAGVLFVHVLEREYFKGEFPPYPKSGDASNDPITFNTNLMGYPDRPGWLRYIQRTPHSDGVLYGSPTAEHVGKPTVIEITAYNRRTFETARHNLVINIMATEEFPLPYQAEFYIKNMNVEEMLASEVLGDFLGAVKNVWQPERLNAINITSALDRGGRVPLPINNLKEGVYVMVGADVPFSSCLREVESPHNQLRCSQEMEPVISCDKKFRAQFHIDWCKISLVDINKVVPVYITRPDPGTGILPEFGEYNPPSESLKSRDYFSDFLITLAVPSAVALVLFFILGYTMCCRREGVEKRNMQTPDIQLVHHSSIQKSTKELRSMSKNREISWPLSTLPVFNPLSGEVVPPIHPDNYETTSMPLMQTQTNLQNQITIPQQRPSGDNYVMSTFRRLEVNGIPEERKVAEALNL from the exons ATGAAGTGCGCCATGTTCACTGCAGGTGTCGCGGTATGGCTTGGTACAG TTTACATTGTGCATGCCTATGACGCCAAACACAACACTTTGCATGAGAGAAATGTCCACATGAAGCGATCCATTGGCTTGATGCAGAGAACAGCCTTGTACAGAGAtg TGGTCACCATCTTGTCAAGGTCACATGGAGACCGCAACGTCTACCCATCTGCAGGGGTACTGTTCGTCCACGTTCTGGAAAGAGAGTACTTCAAAGGAGAGTTTCCTCCCTACCCAAAATCAG GTGATGCCAGCAATGACCCAATCACTTTCAACACCAACCTGATGGGCTACCCTGACAGGCCAGGCTGGCTGCGCTACATCCAGAGGACACCACACAGTGATGGTGTGCTCTATGGTTCCCCCACCGCAGAGCATGTTGGCAAACCCACTGTCATAGAG ATTACTGCTTATAACAGACGAACTTTTGAGACAGCGCGGCACAACTTGGTCATAAACATCATGGCCACAGAAG AGTTCCCTTTGCCATACCAGGCGGAGTTTTAcatcaaaaacatgaatgtGGAGGAGATGTTGGCCAGCGAGGTGCTGGGGGACTTCCTGGGAGCAGTGAAGAATGTATGGCAGCCTGAACGCCTCAATGCTATCAATATCACCTCGGCACTGGACCGCGGAGGCCGCGTACCTCTGCCCATCAATAATCTGAAAGAAGG aGTATATGTGATGGTCGGTGCTGACGTTCCATTCTCGTCATGCCTGCGGGAGGTAGAAAGCCCACATAACCAGCTTAGATGCAGCCAGGAGATGGAGCCTGTCATCAGCTGTGACAAGAAGTTCAGAGCCCAGTTTCACATCGACTGGTGTAAAATTTCTCTG gttGACATCAATAAAGTAGTTCCTGTATACATAACCCGTCCTGACCCAGGCACAGGGATCCTGCCCGAATTTGGGGAATACAACCCCCCGTCTGAATCTCTGAAGAGCCGTGACTACTTTTCCGACTTCCTTATTACACTGGCTGTTCCCTCGGCTGTGGCATTAGTCCTTTTCTTCATCCTTGGCTACACAATGTGCTGCCGACGGGAAGGGGT ggaaaaaagaaacatgcaaacaccagA CATTCAGCTGGTTCACCATAGCTCCATCCAGAAGTCCACAAAGGAACTGCGTAGTATGTCTAAGAACCGGGAGATCTCCTGGCCCCTTTCCACTTTGCCTGTCTTTAACCCATTAAGCGGCGAGGTGGTGCCACCCATCCACCCTGACAACTATGAGACCACCAGCATGCCTCTCATGCAGACGCAGAC GAACCTGCAAAACCAGATTACAATACCGCAGCAACGGCCATCAG GAGATAATTATGTCATGTCAACATTTCGAAGGCTGGAG GTAAATGGTATTCCTGAGGAGAGAAAGGTGGCCGAAGCACTGAATTTGTGA
- the sgce gene encoding epsilon-sarcoglycan isoform X2, with amino-acid sequence MKCAMFTAGVAVWLGTVYIVHAYDAKHNTLHERNVHMKRSIGLMQRTALYRDVVTILSRSHGDRNVYPSAGVLFVHVLEREYFKGEFPPYPKSGDASNDPITFNTNLMGYPDRPGWLRYIQRTPHSDGVLYGSPTAEHVGKPTVIEITAYNRRTFETARHNLVINIMATEEFPLPYQAEFYIKNMNVEEMLASEVLGDFLGAVKNVWQPERLNAINITSALDRGGRVPLPINNLKEGVYVMVGADVPFSSCLREVESPHNQLRCSQEMEPVISCDKKFRAQFHIDWCKISLVDINKVVPVYITRPDPGTGILPEFGEYNPPSESLKSRDYFSDFLITLAVPSAVALVLFFILGYTMCCRREGVIQLVHHSSIQKSTKELRSMSKNREISWPLSTLPVFNPLSGEVVPPIHPDNYETTSMPLMQTQTNLQNQITIPQQRPSGDNYVMSTFRRLEVGTVVCSHVNAEMLMVNGIPEERKVAEALNL; translated from the exons ATGAAGTGCGCCATGTTCACTGCAGGTGTCGCGGTATGGCTTGGTACAG TTTACATTGTGCATGCCTATGACGCCAAACACAACACTTTGCATGAGAGAAATGTCCACATGAAGCGATCCATTGGCTTGATGCAGAGAACAGCCTTGTACAGAGAtg TGGTCACCATCTTGTCAAGGTCACATGGAGACCGCAACGTCTACCCATCTGCAGGGGTACTGTTCGTCCACGTTCTGGAAAGAGAGTACTTCAAAGGAGAGTTTCCTCCCTACCCAAAATCAG GTGATGCCAGCAATGACCCAATCACTTTCAACACCAACCTGATGGGCTACCCTGACAGGCCAGGCTGGCTGCGCTACATCCAGAGGACACCACACAGTGATGGTGTGCTCTATGGTTCCCCCACCGCAGAGCATGTTGGCAAACCCACTGTCATAGAG ATTACTGCTTATAACAGACGAACTTTTGAGACAGCGCGGCACAACTTGGTCATAAACATCATGGCCACAGAAG AGTTCCCTTTGCCATACCAGGCGGAGTTTTAcatcaaaaacatgaatgtGGAGGAGATGTTGGCCAGCGAGGTGCTGGGGGACTTCCTGGGAGCAGTGAAGAATGTATGGCAGCCTGAACGCCTCAATGCTATCAATATCACCTCGGCACTGGACCGCGGAGGCCGCGTACCTCTGCCCATCAATAATCTGAAAGAAGG aGTATATGTGATGGTCGGTGCTGACGTTCCATTCTCGTCATGCCTGCGGGAGGTAGAAAGCCCACATAACCAGCTTAGATGCAGCCAGGAGATGGAGCCTGTCATCAGCTGTGACAAGAAGTTCAGAGCCCAGTTTCACATCGACTGGTGTAAAATTTCTCTG gttGACATCAATAAAGTAGTTCCTGTATACATAACCCGTCCTGACCCAGGCACAGGGATCCTGCCCGAATTTGGGGAATACAACCCCCCGTCTGAATCTCTGAAGAGCCGTGACTACTTTTCCGACTTCCTTATTACACTGGCTGTTCCCTCGGCTGTGGCATTAGTCCTTTTCTTCATCCTTGGCTACACAATGTGCTGCCGACGGGAAGGGGT CATTCAGCTGGTTCACCATAGCTCCATCCAGAAGTCCACAAAGGAACTGCGTAGTATGTCTAAGAACCGGGAGATCTCCTGGCCCCTTTCCACTTTGCCTGTCTTTAACCCATTAAGCGGCGAGGTGGTGCCACCCATCCACCCTGACAACTATGAGACCACCAGCATGCCTCTCATGCAGACGCAGAC GAACCTGCAAAACCAGATTACAATACCGCAGCAACGGCCATCAG GAGATAATTATGTCATGTCAACATTTCGAAGGCTGGAGGTGGGTACTGTGGTCTGTTCACACGTTAATGCAGAGATGCTGATG GTAAATGGTATTCCTGAGGAGAGAAAGGTGGCCGAAGCACTGAATTTGTGA